From the genome of Nicotiana tabacum cultivar K326 chromosome 17, ASM71507v2, whole genome shotgun sequence:
AATAGCCACCTTGCAGCCAATTCTCCCAGTTCCACATTTTCATGTATCACACAGGCCCCTAGCAGTGCACCCCAGATGGCATGACTTGGTTCGAGAATCATAGTTTTTATAAGTTCATATGCTTCCTCAAGTCGTCCGGCTCGACCTAGAAGATCAACCATACAGGTATAATGATCTGTTCTAAGACTATCAGAGTGATTTCTAAGCATGAAATTAAACAAACAAAGACCGTCATCCACCAATCCAGCATGACCGCAAGCATGCAAAGCCGAGGTGAAAGTGACTTCGTTAGGTTTGATCCCAGATTGTACCATCTGATTAAACAGCGACAGAGAAGTCTCGCCGTGCCCATGCATCCCATAACCAGCTATTAACGTACTCCACAAAATTATGTCCCTTTCTTTCGTGGGTATCCCATTGAAGATCTTGTGACTATTATCTAAATTTCCACATTTTGAGTGTATATCAACTAATCCAGTAGCCACCTCAGTTCTTGTAACAAATCCAGATCTTACAAGATAGCTGTGTATGCTCAACGCTTGCCTGAGATCAGCTTCAATAGCAAATGCAGGAAGTACACTCTTCAAGGTTGCATCATTAGGTTTGACAGCTTCTGACAACATTAGCTTGAAAAGCTCTATCGCTTCTCTTGCAAGCTGATTATGAAGACACCCGGACAAAATTGCATTCCACGGAACAGTCCTTTTCTTGCTAGTCCTTGCAAACACCTGATAGCCAAGTCTAAAACAGTTGCATTTAGCATACATGTCAATAAGGCCAGTTTCTACATTAACATCAGACTGAAGGTCCTGCCTGATAGCCCAGCCATGCAGGCATTTACCAAgactcaaatgaggcaacctagcgcATGCAGCAAGAAGGGATGACAGAGTTACTGCATTCGGCTTTGCACCTTCAAGCTGCATCCTTTGAGAAAACCATAGTGCGTTTTTTATGTCACCATCTGAAATGAACCCGTGGATCATTGTAGTCCAAGTCACCACGTCTCTATCAACCATCTTCTCAAAAACCAACCTTGCCTCATCCATTATACCACACTTAACGTACATATCAACGACGGCATTCCTAACTGACAAATTGTCCCAAAAACTTAATTCTTCGACCAGTGAGTGAACCTTTCTACCCATCTCAAAATCCTTCAGACGCCCACACGCAGGCAATAGGGAAAGCACAGTGGCACAATCAGCATCAACACCAGCATCTTCCATTCTCTTGAAAATCATTAGGGCCTCCTTGGGACTATCATTTCGGCAATACCCACTGATCATAGTGTTCCAGGTCACAACGGTTCGAGCCTGCATTGCATCAAAGACCCTCCTAGCGCCCTTCTTATCTCCACAACTCATATACAAGGTCAAAAGTGAATTTCCCACAAAAGTATCCCACATAAACCCACTTATAACAGTCAACCCATGAATAACAACACCCTGTTGAAGTAAGAACAAGTCACTGCACGCCCTAATCACATACGGAAAAGTATGTCTGTCAGGCTTGTGTTTATCCGATCGCAGCATTTCCCCGAAGATTTTGAGCGCAACTTTAGGCAACCCCTTTTCGGTGTACATTCTTATCATGGACCTGTATGAGAGCAAGGTTCGTTGAGGCAATTCATCGAACACTTTGCGAGCGTATGAAGTGTGACCACAGAGTGCATATGCAGCTGTCAGGAGAGAAAGCAAATGATTCGAACTGAGGGACTGAAGGAGGCCGAGGGTAATGGTATGGGCATGGACTCCTTTTGTGGTTCTTAAAGATTTGGTTTTGGCGCAGTTTTCCAGGAGAGACTTGCATGGCTCTGCTGTGGCAGTTGTTTTAACGACTCGTTTAAGGTGCGTCAACTTCTTTGATGGGCCATTCATGAATTAGAACAGATGTCTTTTCTGCGCTAAAAGCAATTGACCATTTTCTATACCATCTCAGTTATAGTACTCTCTTTTTTCACTAAATTTGTTCCTCTGTTTTTATGacctcttttcttgtttttggtCTAACTTTTCGGTTTATGGCAGGTCAGCTAGTTGGTTAAACTAGATGATTATATGCAACAACTATAATATTTTTTACTCCTAATACTACTCACTTCTTACCAAAACCATTTTTTGTTCATCCAAAGTTAATTTAATCAAGTTTTAACATAATGACACAAATTAATTCcttctttgaaaaataaaattcaaatattcAAAAAGTTGCATACCAAATTCGAATTCAACTTACCAAAAAAAGTTTTACATCGATACATTTTAGTCAAAGTTCACGTAATTTGATCCTCCGAAAAGTAAAATATGAGGAAATAaaggatttttcttttcttcgttCTCACTTTCAAATCGATCTGCAAGTTATCAACGGAAGCTCTGAAAATAATATTATCAACTTGGACCTATATTTCACAAATTAACACTAGTAGTAAATTTGTGCGTGTTTAGGCTCTTTGACTCTCTCAGATTAACTTAGAGTGACTCCCTTCTTGAAACTTCCAACATATAAGCCTTTTGACTTTTCTTGAGCTGATCACCTGTAAGTTTGTTTAGGCTTTGTTAATAAGTCGACCACACTTTTATCTAGAAGAAACTTATGCATCCTCAACATTCTTTTAACATCAAGCGACAGACATAAAATGTACTTTAGCTTTCAGGACGACAAGTTTGGAATggattttgttttcttgtaagtTTGGAATGAAATTAGGAGGCTTTTACTATAAGAATTTGATATTTATCATAAGTTACCACTGAAAGCAAAGTAGTAGTACTTCTCCAAATTGACCATTCAATTCAGCAATAATAAGGAAGAAAGAACTTTTTTAAAGGTTAAAACAATTCCACAAGAAATAGCCACCTGTTGATTTATTTTTGAACAAAATGCGACCTCTAACACTTCAACAATCTTCATTAAGATTTAAGACTTACAGACCAAGGCCATTACACCCAAAAGATCTCCCTTTCGTACAACAATGGCAGAAAAGAAAACAGCCAAAatccaaaactccaaaacacaTGAACTCTCATAACCAAGCCTAACAGTAGTCATCAAGATCAATATCATCACTAACAGTTACAAATAATTCCTGAGAATTGCAGAAGCTCTAAACTTCCACCTAATTGTCAATGCTCAGCAAAATCCAGCAGGAGACTATTCAATTGTCAAAGTTCAAATCTTGACATCTTGTTGGGAACCAACTATTCAATTGTCAACTATTTTGACACCATTTTCCTGTTGATATAATTATCAACTGCTCTAGCTTCCATCTTCACAGGCAATGGTGCTGAGAACAAGAAACTCTCAGTTTCATTCTCATTCTCATCCTCATCTCTCACATTCCTTTCATTATAACCATCATCTTTTCTTGAAATGTAGTTAATTGGATCCATTATTTCATTATCACTACTTCCACTATACCGACCTCCATCTTCTTCCTCATCAACTTCAGCGCCATCCTTTGATAAAATTCCAATTTTTTCAACTCTTCTGCTAAGGTTTTTCATGAGCTCTATCTCATCAGCATCAAATGATTCTTGCCCATTAACAT
Proteins encoded in this window:
- the LOC107777395 gene encoding pentatricopeptide repeat-containing protein At5g39350-like, with the protein product MNGPSKKLTHLKRVVKTTATAEPCKSLLENCAKTKSLRTTKGVHAHTITLGLLQSLSSNHLLSLLTAAYALCGHTSYARKVFDELPQRTLLSYRSMIRMYTEKGLPKVALKIFGEMLRSDKHKPDRHTFPYVIRACSDLFLLQQGVVIHGLTVISGFMWDTFVGNSLLTLYMSCGDKKGARRVFDAMQARTVVTWNTMISGYCRNDSPKEALMIFKRMEDAGVDADCATVLSLLPACGRLKDFEMGRKVHSLVEELSFWDNLSVRNAVVDMYVKCGIMDEARLVFEKMVDRDVVTWTTMIHGFISDGDIKNALWFSQRMQLEGAKPNAVTLSSLLAACARLPHLSLGKCLHGWAIRQDLQSDVNVETGLIDMYAKCNCFRLGYQVFARTSKKRTVPWNAILSGCLHNQLAREAIELFKLMLSEAVKPNDATLKSVLPAFAIEADLRQALSIHSYLVRSGFVTRTEVATGLVDIHSKCGNLDNSHKIFNGIPTKERDIILWSTLIAGYGMHGHGETSLSLFNQMVQSGIKPNEVTFTSALHACGHAGLVDDGLCLFNFMLRNHSDSLRTDHYTCMVDLLGRAGRLEEAYELIKTMILEPSHAIWGALLGACVIHENVELGELAARWLFKLEPENTGNYVLLGKIYSAVGRWKDAENVRLLMDEIGLVKTPAQSVIGVTSR